One Oculatellaceae cyanobacterium DNA segment encodes these proteins:
- a CDS encoding ABC transporter ATP-binding protein has translation MKQRSSYWELLPYLRPQRRTIAQALACTLGFTVFWPIIAWLAGRVAGYIGQGDVNAIAQIAGVAAVVFILRGAVQFGQDALMAKAALAIALDLRKSVYAHLQKLSLGYFEAAKTGDLSYRLTEDIDRIGEVVNKVFHQFIPSVLQLIVVLGYMVYVNWQLTLAAFIIAPLMAILIGWFGEQLRKFSRRSQNLVSDLASLLTEFFSGIRLVQAFAAEDYALAQFSQEAERNRQAKYNAERLKAIQFPVVGFLEAMSVLLLFLMGGWQISQNNLTGSGFVSYGAAVALLIDPIGLVTSNYNEFKQGEASVDRIFELLAIQPTVVEKNQAITLPQVTGKVEYCNVTFAYYSRANAKNATEDLDHHPTSDLPVLQNLNLLAMPGEMIALVGASGAGKTTLVNLLPRFYDPQAGEILIDGINIKDVTIRSLRRQIGIVPQETILFSGTIAQNIAFGQSEFDIEAVQAAAKIANADQFITQLTQGYYTWVGERGVNLSGGQKQRIAIARAVLLNPRILILDEATSALDSESEALVQEALERIMQDRTVFIIAHRLATVRRADRILVLEKGQIVESGTHDQLLDQAGRYARFYAQQFQQ, from the coding sequence AAACAACGCTCTAGTTATTGGGAATTACTGCCTTATCTTCGTCCACAGAGGCGGACAATTGCTCAAGCATTAGCTTGTACTTTAGGATTTACCGTGTTTTGGCCAATCATCGCGTGGTTGGCGGGTCGAGTTGCGGGGTATATTGGACAGGGAGATGTGAATGCGATCGCACAAATCGCCGGAGTTGCTGCGGTAGTTTTTATTTTGCGTGGCGCTGTGCAGTTCGGTCAAGATGCTTTAATGGCAAAAGCTGCGTTAGCTATAGCACTTGATCTGCGTAAAAGTGTTTATGCACACTTGCAAAAGTTAAGTTTAGGCTATTTTGAAGCTGCCAAAACTGGTGATTTATCTTACCGCCTCACAGAAGATATTGACCGCATTGGGGAAGTAGTTAACAAAGTATTTCACCAATTTATTCCTAGTGTTTTGCAGTTAATTGTAGTCTTAGGCTACATGGTTTATGTTAATTGGCAGTTAACATTAGCAGCTTTTATAATTGCGCCATTAATGGCTATATTAATTGGTTGGTTTGGGGAACAGTTACGCAAGTTTTCTCGCCGCAGCCAAAATCTTGTTTCTGATTTAGCATCATTGCTAACAGAGTTTTTTAGTGGTATCCGTTTAGTACAAGCTTTTGCTGCTGAAGATTACGCCCTAGCGCAGTTTAGCCAAGAAGCAGAACGTAACCGTCAAGCAAAGTATAACGCTGAACGACTCAAAGCAATTCAATTTCCGGTTGTTGGCTTTTTAGAAGCCATGAGTGTGCTGTTGTTGTTTTTAATGGGTGGCTGGCAAATTTCTCAAAATAACTTAACAGGTAGTGGTTTTGTTAGTTATGGAGCAGCAGTTGCATTATTAATTGATCCAATTGGTTTAGTAACTAGCAACTATAACGAATTTAAACAAGGTGAAGCATCTGTAGATAGAATATTTGAACTGTTGGCAATTCAGCCAACTGTAGTAGAAAAAAATCAGGCGATCACACTTCCGCAAGTTACAGGTAAAGTAGAATACTGCAACGTTACCTTTGCTTACTATTCCAGAGCAAATGCCAAAAATGCAACTGAAGATTTAGATCATCATCCTACATCCGATCTACCTGTGCTGCAAAACTTAAATTTGTTAGCAATGCCAGGAGAAATGATTGCTTTAGTAGGCGCGTCTGGTGCTGGTAAAACTACCTTAGTAAATTTATTACCACGCTTTTACGATCCTCAAGCAGGTGAAATTTTAATTGATGGCATTAATATCAAGGATGTCACAATACGCAGTTTAAGACGACAAATTGGGATAGTTCCTCAAGAAACTATTTTATTTTCTGGGACTATTGCTCAAAATATTGCTTTTGGTCAAAGTGAGTTTGATATTGAAGCAGTACAAGCAGCAGCGAAGATTGCTAACGCGGATCAATTTATTACTCAACTTACACAGGGATATTATACCTGGGTAGGAGAAAGAGGTGTGAATTTATCTGGGGGACAAAAACAGCGAATTGCGATCGCCCGTGCTGTATTACTTAATCCTAGAATTTTAATCCTTGATGAAGCTACATCAGCATTAGATTCAGAATCAGAAGCTTTGGTACAAGAAGCACTAGAGCGAATTATGCAAGACCGCACAGTGTTTATTATTGCTCATAGGCTTGCCACAGTGCGTCGTGCTGACAGAATTTTAGTATTAGAAAAGGGTCAAATTGTAGAATCAGGAACCCACGATCAATTATTAGATCAAGCAGGTCGTTATGCCAGATTTTATGCACAACAGTTTCAACAGTAA
- a CDS encoding intradiol ring-cleavage dioxygenase: protein MKKNYRKRISLTSVLNRREVLGFIGGTAAVSIVGCVRGQSASGEPPSSTQTLTEDAISSQDATQTRSSALRAGYANANATTPNCIVRPQQTEGPYFIDEKINRSDIRSDLSDGAVKPGVPLRLIFHVSQIDNRSCTPLSNATVDIWHCDAMGSYSDVSDRRFSTVGQKFLRGYQVTDANGTVEFLTIYPGWYPGRTVHIHFKIRTDSASQGSYEFTSQLYFDDSLTDQIHAQTPYAAKGQRTINNDRDGIFQDNGEQLMLQVTKDAQGYMGTFGIGLQMS from the coding sequence ATGAAAAAAAACTATCGGAAAAGAATCTCACTAACGTCTGTGCTGAACCGACGAGAGGTGCTTGGCTTCATTGGGGGAACAGCCGCCGTATCAATTGTAGGATGTGTACGCGGGCAGTCTGCATCAGGAGAACCACCGAGTTCAACTCAAACATTGACTGAGGATGCGATATCTTCTCAAGACGCTACGCAAACAAGAAGCTCTGCACTACGCGCAGGCTACGCCAACGCTAACGCAACTACTCCAAACTGTATCGTCAGACCCCAGCAAACGGAAGGGCCATACTTCATTGATGAGAAGATCAATCGCTCTGATATTCGTTCAGATCTCTCAGACGGTGCGGTGAAACCAGGTGTACCTTTGCGTCTAATTTTTCATGTCTCTCAAATTGATAATCGCTCTTGTACGCCTCTAAGTAATGCCACCGTAGACATTTGGCACTGTGATGCAATGGGATCTTATTCAGATGTTAGCGATCGCCGTTTTAGTACTGTCGGTCAAAAGTTCTTGCGTGGCTATCAAGTAACAGATGCAAATGGAACTGTCGAATTCCTGACAATTTATCCTGGCTGGTATCCAGGTAGAACAGTCCATATTCACTTTAAAATTCGCACTGATTCTGCATCACAAGGTAGTTATGAATTTACCTCACAGCTTTACTTTGATGATTCTCTCACAGATCAAATCCATGCTCAAACGCCTTATGCAGCAAAGGGTCAGCGTACTATAAATAATGATCGAGATGGCATCTTTCAAGATAATGGTGAGCAATTAATGCTCCAAGTGACTAAAGATGCCCAAGGCTATATGGGTACGTTTGGTATAGGGCTTCAGATGTCTTGA